From Candidatus Sphingomonas colombiensis, one genomic window encodes:
- a CDS encoding copper resistance protein B translates to MRRLTYPLWPALLLWSGAAAAQTMDHASHGGMAMPSADAPPAKQTCTPEHAAMGHCKLITPAEPHVGHAMPEAAKPASDAACTPEHAAMGHCKVAAPADPHAGHAMPAMGGTALPVGNAPPPSAVVANYADRFWGADAMAASRIALRREHGGSNFSQVMIDLAEVRIGAGHDGYHWSGEGWFGGDVNRLVIKSEGEGVFGGVLDSGEVQALYSRAIGPYFNLQAGARQDFRADAPRTYATIGIEGLAPYWFEVDAAAFLSTKGELTARVGAYYDQRVTQRLILQPRVEFNLAAQDVRAAAIGSGLSEAELGLRLRYEIAREFAPYVGVSWQRRIGRTADFARARAEDVGGAALVLGVRTWF, encoded by the coding sequence ATGAGGCGGTTAACCTATCCGCTCTGGCCGGCGCTGCTGTTGTGGAGCGGCGCGGCGGCGGCGCAGACAATGGATCATGCGAGCCATGGCGGCATGGCGATGCCGTCCGCCGATGCTCCGCCCGCCAAACAAACATGTACGCCGGAACATGCGGCGATGGGGCATTGCAAGCTCATCACGCCGGCCGAACCGCATGTCGGCCACGCGATGCCGGAGGCGGCGAAGCCTGCGAGCGACGCGGCATGTACGCCGGAGCACGCGGCGATGGGTCACTGCAAGGTAGCCGCACCGGCTGATCCGCACGCCGGACACGCGATGCCGGCAATGGGCGGCACCGCGCTGCCCGTAGGTAATGCGCCGCCGCCGTCGGCCGTGGTGGCGAATTATGCCGATCGCTTCTGGGGTGCCGACGCCATGGCCGCGTCGCGGATCGCGTTGCGTCGGGAGCATGGTGGGAGCAATTTCTCGCAGGTGATGATCGATCTGGCTGAGGTGCGTATCGGCGCCGGGCATGACGGCTATCACTGGAGTGGGGAGGGCTGGTTCGGCGGCGACGTCAACCGCCTCGTCATCAAGAGCGAGGGCGAGGGCGTGTTCGGTGGGGTGCTCGACAGCGGTGAGGTGCAGGCACTCTATAGCCGTGCAATCGGGCCGTATTTCAATCTTCAGGCCGGCGCGCGGCAGGATTTCCGCGCCGATGCTCCGCGCACCTATGCAACGATCGGCATCGAAGGGCTGGCGCCTTATTGGTTCGAGGTCGATGCCGCTGCTTTCCTGTCGACCAAGGGCGAGCTGACTGCCCGTGTCGGCGCTTATTACGATCAACGCGTGACGCAGCGGCTGATCCTCCAGCCGCGCGTGGAGTTCAATCTCGCGGCGCAGGACGTGCGCGCCGCCGCGATCGGATCAGGGCTGAGTGAAGCGGAACTGGGCTTGCGGCTGCGTTACGAGATAGCGCGTGAATTCGCGCCGTATGTCGGTGTGTCATGGCAGCGCCGCATCGGACGCACCGCCGATTTCGCGCGCGCGCGCGCGGAGGATGTCGGCGGTGCCGCGCTGGTGCTCGGCGTTCGAACCTGGTTCTGA
- a CDS encoding choice-of-anchor C family protein, translating into MRNLLVAAAVAALLPATANAAAFINGSFESGVPAGSYTTVNGGDSTSITGWTVTGGSVDYIGSYWAAQNGERSIDLNGNSQGGIEQTFDTVAGGKYSVSFWLAGNPDGDPTTKSVLVGANDNSSSLYTFDSAGFDKSNMGWANYTYNFVATGTSTTLSFASQDAGPYGAALDNVALTFAGVPEPATWGLMILGFGAVGGAMRRRNTARAALA; encoded by the coding sequence ATGCGTAACCTTCTTGTCGCGGCCGCGGTCGCCGCGCTGCTTCCGGCTACTGCCAACGCCGCTGCGTTCATCAACGGCAGCTTCGAAAGTGGTGTGCCGGCAGGTAGCTACACTACCGTCAACGGTGGCGATTCGACCTCTATCACGGGCTGGACGGTGACCGGCGGAAGCGTCGATTATATCGGCAGCTATTGGGCGGCGCAGAACGGCGAGCGCAGCATCGATCTGAACGGCAACTCGCAGGGTGGGATCGAGCAGACGTTCGATACCGTCGCCGGCGGCAAGTACAGCGTCAGCTTCTGGCTGGCGGGCAACCCCGATGGCGATCCGACCACCAAGTCGGTGCTGGTTGGCGCAAACGACAATTCTTCCAGCCTCTACACGTTCGATTCCGCCGGGTTCGACAAGTCGAACATGGGCTGGGCGAATTATACCTATAATTTCGTCGCGACGGGCACGTCGACGACCCTGTCCTTCGCGTCGCAGGATGCGGGGCCTTACGGCGCGGCGCTCGACAATGTCGCGTTGACCTTCGCCGGTGTGCCGGAGCCTGCGACCTGGGGTCTGATGATCCTCGGCTTCGGCGCGGTGGGCGGGGCGATGCGCCGCCGCAACACGGCGCGTGCTGCACTCGCCTGA
- a CDS encoding MFS transporter has protein sequence MEQERVADAEHRGEWRGGWRIVAAAMIGIGFGPGLVQNLSSLFVPGLSATFGWTRGDMATAAGIGLIGALFVPLIGRLADRFGARPVIVAGTLLLAGALAAFTVTSGAIWTYQLLIFCSALSVGGTSAVVYGRIIAPRFVRHRGIALGIATSGLSLSTLLLSPVIAGIIADHGWRAGFLTLAGLAALIGLPLVLLLMSGAVVAPVHHAGVTEDLAPETFLAGMSGREARRDSRFWRLGAAAALINIASVGLVTQLVPFGIDRGLSLEHAALLVTSFAAAQIVGRLAMGLLVDRFPAQRTAAAFAGVSAMAFAALLMPLPGAVAMIAVVFFALLMHGAENDLLPYLTARLFGLRAYGETYGALLTLALFGTAAGVMMFGRIHDSTGDYAISLAIAAGALALAALLFLTLGDRRAPSAARRDQTGYDNAAAGVAPTTAS, from the coding sequence ATGGAGCAGGAACGAGTAGCCGACGCGGAACACCGCGGCGAGTGGCGTGGCGGTTGGCGGATTGTCGCCGCGGCGATGATCGGCATCGGCTTCGGCCCGGGTCTGGTGCAAAATCTGTCGAGCTTGTTCGTTCCCGGCCTGAGCGCCACCTTCGGCTGGACACGCGGCGATATGGCGACAGCCGCCGGGATCGGGCTGATCGGTGCGCTGTTCGTGCCGCTCATCGGGCGGCTCGCCGATCGGTTCGGCGCGCGGCCGGTGATCGTGGCAGGCACGTTGCTGCTGGCGGGGGCGCTTGCCGCCTTCACCGTGACGAGCGGCGCGATATGGACCTATCAATTGCTAATCTTCTGCTCGGCGCTGAGCGTCGGCGGAACGAGCGCGGTGGTCTATGGCCGGATCATCGCGCCGCGTTTCGTGCGCCATCGCGGCATCGCGCTGGGCATCGCGACATCCGGGCTGTCGTTGTCGACGCTGCTGCTCTCGCCGGTGATCGCCGGGATCATCGCCGATCACGGCTGGCGCGCGGGCTTTTTGACGCTGGCGGGGCTGGCGGCGCTGATCGGCTTGCCGCTGGTTCTGTTGCTAATGAGCGGCGCAGTGGTCGCGCCGGTGCATCATGCCGGTGTGACCGAGGATCTGGCGCCCGAGACGTTTCTCGCCGGCATGAGCGGGCGTGAGGCGCGGCGCGATTCGCGCTTCTGGCGGCTGGGTGCCGCGGCGGCGCTGATCAATATCGCCAGCGTCGGGCTGGTTACCCAGTTGGTGCCGTTCGGCATCGATCGCGGGCTCAGCCTGGAGCATGCGGCGCTGCTCGTCACCAGCTTCGCCGCCGCGCAGATCGTCGGGCGACTGGCGATGGGGTTGCTGGTCGATCGCTTTCCCGCACAACGCACGGCGGCCGCGTTTGCGGGTGTTTCCGCCATGGCGTTCGCGGCACTGTTGATGCCGCTGCCCGGCGCGGTCGCGATGATCGCCGTCGTGTTTTTCGCGCTGCTGATGCACGGGGCGGAAAATGATCTTCTGCCCTATCTCACCGCGCGTCTATTCGGCCTTCGCGCTTATGGTGAGACCTATGGCGCGCTGCTGACGCTCGCGCTGTTCGGCACGGCGGCCGGCGTCATGATGTTCGGCCGGATTCACGATTCGACCGGCGATTACGCGATCTCGCTGGCAATCGCAGCCGGCGCGCTGGCACTGGCGGCATTGCTGTTCCTGACGCTTGGCGATCGTCGCGCACCCTCGGCCGCGCGGCGCGACCAGACCGGATACGACAACGCCGCCGCCGGTGTTGCACCGACGACGGCGTCATAG
- the recF gene encoding DNA replication/repair protein RecF yields MLDRLVLTDFRNHDALTLAPARGFVVLTGPNGAGKTNVLEAVSLLAPGRGLRRAALGEIARTGGAGGFGVAATLADTTEIATGTLPAAPERRVVRINGAAATANALAERLSILWLTPAMDRLFAEPASGRRQFLDRLALALFPGHATHAARYDAAMRSRNRLLAEERPDADWLAALERRMAEHGAAIDAVRRETVAALAERLTEQPAGDFPRAALALDGWSGDAATLAEQLRSGRARDIAAGRTLVGPHRVDLLVRHLEKDRAAALASTGEQKALMLGIVLAHAELVAARTGAPPILLLDEVAAHLDPTRRAALFARLSGRGQVWVTGTEPALFADIDAHAFRVTLG; encoded by the coding sequence ATGCTCGACCGGCTGGTTCTCACCGACTTCCGCAATCATGACGCGCTGACGCTCGCGCCGGCGCGCGGTTTCGTCGTGCTGACCGGGCCGAACGGCGCGGGCAAAACCAATGTGCTGGAGGCGGTATCGCTGCTCGCCCCCGGCCGGGGGCTCCGCCGCGCCGCGCTGGGCGAGATCGCGCGAACCGGCGGCGCGGGCGGCTTTGGTGTCGCCGCGACGCTGGCCGACACGACCGAAATCGCCACCGGCACGCTCCCCGCCGCGCCCGAACGTCGCGTCGTGCGCATCAACGGCGCGGCCGCCACCGCAAATGCGCTTGCCGAGCGGCTCTCGATCTTGTGGCTCACACCGGCGATGGATCGGCTGTTCGCGGAGCCCGCATCGGGGCGCCGCCAGTTTCTCGATCGGCTTGCGCTGGCGCTGTTCCCCGGTCACGCCACCCATGCCGCGCGTTATGACGCCGCGATGCGCAGTCGCAATCGGTTACTGGCCGAGGAACGCCCCGACGCCGATTGGCTCGCCGCGCTGGAACGGCGGATGGCGGAGCATGGCGCGGCGATCGACGCGGTGCGACGCGAGACCGTCGCTGCACTCGCCGAACGACTGACGGAGCAACCCGCCGGCGACTTCCCCCGCGCGGCGCTGGCGCTGGACGGGTGGAGCGGCGATGCGGCCACGCTCGCCGAGCAACTCCGCTCCGGCCGCGCCCGCGATATTGCTGCCGGCCGCACATTGGTGGGGCCGCATCGCGTCGACCTGCTGGTGCGGCATCTGGAAAAGGACCGCGCGGCCGCGCTCGCCTCCACCGGCGAGCAAAAGGCGTTGATGCTCGGCATCGTCCTCGCCCATGCCGAGCTGGTCGCGGCGCGCACCGGGGCCCCGCCGATATTGCTCCTCGACGAAGTGGCGGCGCATCTCGATCCAACGCGCCGCGCCGCGCTGTTCGCCCGGTTGTCAGGGCGCGGGCAGGTTTGGGTGACCGGGACGGAGCCGGCACTGTTTGCGGACATCGACGCGCATGCATTCCGGGTCACGCTCGGCTGA
- a CDS encoding Coq4 family protein has protein sequence MAATLPPLPGTTGRRDWRTAFNAIRKLLANGDDTVQVFRIMRSLNVGATETGYARLIATEQGGRIAYDQVELAQVFSQPGFASQFAPGTIGAAYRDFLESTGYSADGLADVSREGLNNEDMPHPYAWFGRRVRDTHDIWHVLTGYKADESLGEAALVAFSYAQVGGLGWAFIGAAASLKSLRVTKGTLFSKAVWEGYRNGRAAKWISGEDYMTLLHEPIDAARERLGIRVPTAYLKAQRELGPEMASYLSDRREKTATVEAEPQRLAA, from the coding sequence ATGGCCGCCACCCTTCCTCCCCTGCCCGGCACGACGGGGCGTCGCGATTGGCGCACTGCGTTCAACGCGATCCGCAAGTTGCTCGCGAACGGCGACGATACGGTTCAGGTGTTCCGCATCATGCGCTCGCTAAACGTCGGGGCGACCGAAACCGGTTATGCGCGGCTCATCGCCACGGAACAGGGCGGCCGGATCGCTTATGATCAGGTCGAGCTGGCGCAGGTTTTCTCGCAACCGGGTTTCGCCAGTCAGTTCGCGCCGGGCACCATCGGCGCAGCCTATCGCGATTTCCTCGAAAGCACCGGCTATTCGGCCGATGGCCTCGCCGATGTGAGCCGCGAGGGGCTGAACAACGAAGACATGCCCCACCCTTATGCGTGGTTTGGCCGGCGCGTGCGCGACACGCATGACATCTGGCACGTCCTGACCGGCTATAAGGCCGATGAGAGTCTGGGCGAAGCCGCGCTCGTCGCGTTCAGCTATGCACAGGTCGGCGGGCTCGGCTGGGCGTTCATCGGCGCCGCCGCCTCGCTCAAGAGCCTGCGCGTGACCAAGGGCACGCTGTTCTCCAAGGCGGTGTGGGAAGGCTATCGCAACGGCCGCGCCGCGAAATGGATTTCGGGCGAGGATTATATGACCCTGCTGCACGAGCCGATCGATGCCGCGCGCGAGCGGCTGGGGATTCGTGTGCCAACCGCCTATCTGAAAGCGCAACGCGAGTTGGGGCCGGAAATGGCCTCCTATCTCAGCGACCGGCGCGAAAAGACCGCCACTGTCGAGGCAGAGCCGCAACGCCTAGCCGCCTGA
- a CDS encoding cation:dicarboxylase symporter family transporter produces MSPSTRILLALIAGIISGITIAGLAPQAVDPVASVAGPIGHAWLNGLQMTIVPLVFSLLVTGIAATAEAAQAGRLAGRAVGLYLIIMALSAVAAAFLTPLFLNLVPLPVESAAALRRALAGAETVPPVPPVGDFLAGIIPANALKASADSNFLSMIVFALIFAFALMRIDAKLRDLLTRFFSAIRDTMLVVIGWVLWIGPLGVFALALVVGAKAGSGAFHALVHYILTVSSVGLVVSLLAYPLAVIGGRVGLAHYIRAGLSTQAVAISTQSSLASLPAMLASSRAMGVPVATAGVTLPLAVAILRATGPAMNFAVAIYVATWFGVPLHPATLAAGTLVAMLTSLGSVSLPGTVSFVGAISPVCATLGAPVAPLGLLVAVETIPDIMRTLGNVMWDLATTVTLARGQRVIEDEADTIVEQM; encoded by the coding sequence ATGTCGCCATCCACACGTATCCTGCTGGCGCTGATCGCCGGTATCATAAGCGGTATCACCATCGCCGGCCTCGCGCCGCAAGCGGTCGATCCGGTGGCGTCTGTCGCCGGGCCAATCGGGCATGCGTGGCTCAATGGGCTGCAAATGACGATCGTGCCTCTGGTTTTCTCGCTGCTCGTCACCGGGATCGCCGCCACTGCGGAGGCGGCGCAGGCCGGGCGGCTCGCGGGTCGCGCGGTCGGGCTTTACCTGATCATCATGGCGCTGTCGGCGGTCGCGGCCGCGTTCCTGACGCCGTTGTTCCTCAATCTCGTGCCGCTGCCGGTCGAATCCGCCGCAGCGCTGCGCCGTGCGCTGGCGGGCGCCGAGACGGTGCCGCCCGTGCCCCCGGTCGGCGATTTTCTTGCCGGCATCATCCCGGCCAACGCGCTGAAGGCATCCGCAGACAGCAATTTTCTGTCGATGATCGTCTTCGCCCTGATCTTCGCGTTTGCGCTGATGCGGATCGACGCGAAGTTGCGCGATCTGCTCACGCGCTTCTTCTCCGCGATCCGCGATACGATGCTGGTGGTGATCGGCTGGGTGCTGTGGATCGGCCCGCTCGGCGTGTTCGCGCTGGCGCTGGTGGTCGGAGCAAAGGCGGGGAGCGGGGCATTCCATGCTCTGGTCCATTATATCCTCACCGTCTCGTCGGTGGGGCTTGTGGTGTCGCTGCTTGCCTATCCGCTCGCGGTTATCGGCGGGCGGGTCGGCCTTGCCCATTATATCCGCGCCGGATTGTCGACGCAGGCGGTGGCGATCTCGACGCAATCCTCGCTAGCCTCGCTGCCGGCGATGCTGGCGAGTTCGCGCGCGATGGGCGTGCCGGTGGCGACCGCCGGCGTCACGCTGCCGCTTGCCGTCGCGATCCTGCGTGCGACCGGGCCGGCGATGAACTTCGCGGTGGCGATCTATGTCGCGACCTGGTTCGGCGTGCCGCTCCATCCAGCCACGCTCGCGGCCGGCACGTTGGTGGCGATGCTCACGTCGCTCGGATCGGTCAGCCTGCCCGGAACGGTAAGCTTTGTCGGCGCGATTTCCCCGGTCTGCGCGACGCTTGGCGCGCCGGTCGCGCCGCTCGGGCTGCTCGTCGCGGTGGAGACGATCCCCGATATCATGCGCACGCTTGGCAACGTGATGTGGGATCTCGCCACCACCGTCACGCTGGCGCGCGGCCAGCGCGTGATCGAGGATGAGGCCGACACGATCGTTGAGCAGATGTAA
- the glmM gene encoding phosphoglucosamine mutase — MARKYFGTDGIRGLTNMSPMTAAMAMKVGMAAGTYFQRGDHRHRVLIGKDTRLSGYMLESALVAGFTSVGMDVVMTGPMPTPAVAMLTQSMRADLGVMISASHNPFADNGIKLFGPDGYKLSDEAEMEIEALIDGVDSGAVSLAPAAQIGRARRIDDAQGRYIHFAKSTFPDDLRLDGMKVVIDCANGAAYQVAPAALWELGAEVVAIGVAPNGRNINDGVGSTAPQTLSETVVASGAAIGIALDGDADRLIVVDETGAVVDGDQLMAIIATAYARRGQLAGGGLVATIMSNLGLERHLAAQGLGLVRTGVGDRYVLEAMRARGYNVGGEQSGHIILSDYGTTGDGLVAALQILAEVRRAGAPASEVLHRFDPLPQLLKNVRFERGAKPLDAASVKQAIAAAEAELDGRGRLVIRASGTEPVIRVMAEGDDRAHVEAVVDRVCAAVKAAV; from the coding sequence ATGGCAAGAAAATATTTCGGCACCGATGGAATTCGCGGCCTCACCAATATGTCGCCGATGACGGCGGCGATGGCGATGAAGGTCGGCATGGCGGCCGGCACCTATTTCCAGCGCGGCGATCATCGCCATCGCGTGCTGATCGGCAAGGATACGCGTTTATCCGGCTATATGCTTGAATCCGCGCTGGTCGCCGGGTTCACCAGCGTCGGCATGGATGTGGTGATGACCGGGCCGATGCCCACCCCGGCGGTGGCCATGCTCACCCAGTCGATGCGCGCCGATCTGGGGGTGATGATCTCCGCCAGCCACAATCCTTTCGCGGACAATGGCATCAAATTGTTCGGCCCGGATGGTTACAAGCTGTCCGACGAAGCCGAAATGGAGATCGAGGCGCTGATCGACGGCGTGGATAGCGGCGCGGTCTCGCTCGCGCCGGCCGCGCAGATCGGCCGCGCGCGGCGGATCGACGACGCGCAGGGGCGCTATATCCACTTCGCCAAATCCACCTTCCCCGACGATCTCCGGCTCGACGGGATGAAGGTGGTCATCGATTGTGCCAATGGCGCCGCCTATCAGGTCGCCCCCGCTGCATTGTGGGAGTTAGGCGCGGAGGTCGTCGCGATCGGGGTCGCCCCCAACGGCCGCAACATCAATGATGGCGTCGGCTCGACAGCGCCGCAGACACTGTCCGAAACCGTCGTGGCGAGCGGCGCGGCGATCGGCATCGCGCTCGATGGCGATGCCGACCGGCTGATCGTGGTCGACGAGACGGGCGCCGTGGTCGATGGCGATCAACTGATGGCGATCATCGCCACCGCCTACGCGCGGCGCGGGCAACTCGCGGGGGGCGGGCTGGTCGCGACGATCATGTCGAACCTCGGGCTGGAACGCCATCTCGCCGCGCAGGGGCTGGGGTTGGTGCGCACCGGGGTCGGCGATCGTTACGTGCTCGAGGCGATGCGCGCGCGCGGCTATAATGTCGGCGGCGAGCAATCCGGGCACATCATCCTGTCTGACTACGGCACGACAGGCGACGGGCTGGTGGCCGCGTTGCAGATCCTCGCCGAGGTGCGCCGCGCCGGTGCGCCGGCGAGCGAGGTGCTCCATCGCTTCGATCCGCTGCCGCAATTGCTCAAGAACGTGCGCTTCGAACGTGGGGCAAAGCCGCTGGACGCAGCCTCGGTGAAACAGGCGATCGCGGCGGCGGAGGCGGAGCTTGATGGTCGCGGACGTCTCGTGATCCGCGCGTCGGGCACCGAGCCGGTGATCCGCGTGATGGCCGAAGGCGACGATCGCGCGCACGTCGAGGCGGTGGTGGATCGCGTGTGCGCGGCGGTGAAGGCGGCGGTTTGA
- a CDS encoding DUF2238 domain-containing protein: MIGHVPAAQRWMILILAIAVGLANVAQPFPEIAPLQHVPTVALILFSPFLLTRFPLSNGSVLLLTAFFLLHTLAGRYTYSNVPYDDWARSLVGHDISSFFGGTRNDFDRLVHLSFGMLWMKPFAEAMCRYAGLGKKAAIWMAFLFVGAVSAAYEVFEWLLTIVVAPDLANDYNGQQGDPWDAQKDMAIAMLGAAISAGWLWRTSARSSR; the protein is encoded by the coding sequence ATGATCGGGCATGTGCCCGCCGCGCAGCGCTGGATGATCCTGATCCTCGCGATCGCGGTCGGGCTGGCGAATGTCGCCCAGCCGTTCCCGGAGATTGCGCCGCTGCAGCATGTACCGACAGTAGCGCTCATCTTGTTCTCGCCGTTTCTGCTGACGCGTTTCCCGCTGTCGAACGGATCGGTGCTGTTGCTGACGGCGTTTTTCCTGCTGCACACGCTGGCCGGGCGCTACACCTACTCAAACGTGCCCTATGACGATTGGGCGAGGTCGCTGGTCGGCCACGACATATCCAGCTTCTTCGGGGGGACGCGCAACGATTTCGACCGGCTGGTCCATTTGAGCTTCGGGATGCTCTGGATGAAGCCGTTTGCCGAGGCGATGTGCCGCTACGCCGGCCTCGGCAAGAAAGCCGCGATCTGGATGGCATTCCTGTTCGTCGGGGCGGTCAGCGCCGCATATGAGGTGTTCGAATGGCTGCTGACCATCGTTGTCGCCCCCGATCTGGCCAATGACTATAACGGCCAGCAAGGCGATCCGTGGGATGCCCAGAAGGATATGGCGATCGCGATGCTTGGCGCGGCGATTTCCGCCGGCTGGCTGTGGCGCACGTCGGCTCGATCGAGCCGGTAA
- a CDS encoding amidohydrolase family protein: MGMRWVTIGLATVAAGALACAAQAETSYVHAGRLIDTEHGKVLEDQRIDITDGRVVAVGRWSPPPAGATVIDWSTLTVLPGLIDCHTHVADGYADSSDPAEALHHSAAATILKGARRARETLEAGFTTIRDVGTFRGLSDVALRDAIDAGDVIGPRMVVAGAYITIPNGGGAVTGASPDVDVPADMRLGYVRSADDARNATDLLLGRGADFIKMIATGAVLAVGSTPGALELTPEEMKAACDAAKRRGSYCIAHAHGAEGVKAAIRAGARSIEHASLIDDEGLKLARDAGVWLDMDIFDGDWIDAEGTKNGWPAEYLRKNRETTEAQRQGFAKAVKLGVKLSFGTDAGVYPHGLNARQFAYMVRYGMTPMQAIQSATIVSAALLGKSADVGALSPGHYADMVAVAGDPLADVRALEKVAHVMKGGATIR; the protein is encoded by the coding sequence ATGGGGATGCGGTGGGTCACAATCGGGCTGGCGACGGTCGCGGCCGGGGCGCTGGCCTGCGCGGCGCAGGCCGAGACGAGCTATGTCCACGCCGGGAGGCTGATCGACACCGAGCACGGCAAGGTGCTGGAGGATCAGCGGATCGATATTACGGACGGACGCGTCGTGGCGGTCGGGCGCTGGTCGCCGCCGCCGGCCGGGGCGACGGTAATCGACTGGTCGACGCTGACCGTTCTCCCGGGGCTGATCGATTGCCACACCCATGTTGCCGACGGCTATGCCGACAGCAGCGACCCGGCGGAGGCGCTGCACCATTCCGCCGCCGCGACGATCCTGAAAGGCGCGCGCCGCGCGCGCGAAACGCTGGAGGCCGGGTTCACCACGATCCGCGATGTCGGCACCTTTCGCGGCCTGTCCGACGTCGCGCTGCGCGATGCGATCGACGCGGGGGACGTGATCGGCCCGCGCATGGTCGTGGCCGGCGCCTATATCACCATCCCCAATGGCGGCGGCGCGGTGACGGGCGCATCGCCCGACGTGGACGTGCCGGCGGACATGCGGCTCGGCTATGTCCGCTCCGCCGATGATGCGCGCAACGCGACCGATCTGCTGCTCGGGCGCGGTGCCGATTTTATCAAGATGATCGCGACCGGCGCGGTGCTTGCGGTCGGCTCGACCCCGGGCGCGCTCGAACTGACGCCGGAAGAAATGAAGGCCGCCTGCGACGCGGCGAAACGGCGCGGCAGCTATTGCATCGCGCACGCCCATGGCGCGGAGGGCGTGAAAGCCGCGATCCGCGCCGGCGCGCGCTCGATAGAACACGCCAGCCTGATCGATGACGAAGGCCTGAAGCTGGCGCGCGATGCCGGCGTATGGCTCGATATGGATATCTTCGACGGCGACTGGATCGACGCGGAGGGCACGAAGAACGGGTGGCCGGCGGAATATCTGCGCAAGAATCGCGAGACGACCGAAGCCCAGCGTCAGGGCTTCGCCAAGGCGGTGAAGCTCGGGGTGAAATTGTCGTTCGGCACCGATGCGGGCGTCTATCCCCATGGCCTGAATGCGCGGCAATTCGCCTATATGGTGCGCTATGGCATGACGCCGATGCAGGCGATCCAGTCCGCGACGATCGTGTCGGCGGCGCTGCTCGGCAAGAGCGCGGACGTGGGGGCGCTATCGCCGGGTCATTATGCGGACATGGTGGCGGTGGCGGGCGATCCGCTCGCCGACGTGCGCGCGCTGGAGAAAGTGGCGCACGTTATGAAGGGAGGCGCCACGATTAGGTAA
- a CDS encoding DUF1272 domain-containing protein encodes MLEMRPDCERCGVDLPADEGGAFICSFECTFCADCADRLDEHCPNCGGELLDRPARVDEALKKYPASTKRYFKG; translated from the coding sequence ATGCTAGAGATGCGCCCCGATTGCGAACGCTGCGGCGTCGATTTGCCGGCGGATGAGGGCGGCGCCTTCATCTGCTCGTTCGAATGCACCTTCTGCGCGGACTGCGCGGACCGGCTCGACGAACATTGCCCGAATTGCGGCGGCGAGCTGCTCGATCGCCCGGCGCGGGTTGATGAGGCGCTGAAGAAGTACCCGGCCTCGACCAAGCGCTATTTCAAGGGTTGA